CCCGGCTCCCGCGCCCGCGCCGCCGAAGGCCGCGCCGCCGCCCCCCGAGCCGACCGTCGCCCCTGCGCCGCCTCCGCCGCCGAAGGCGCAGACGAAGGTGCTCCCCAAGGAGGCGCCGCAGGCGAAGGCGAAGCCCGCGCCCGCGCCGCCCGTGCGGCGCGAGCGACCGAAGGAGCTCGGCTACGAGGACGCGCTCGCCGCGCTGCGCGCCGAGGCGGGCGAGGCGAGCCCGAGCGAGGACGCGGCCGAGGAGGCGCTCGACGCGCCCGCCACCGCGACGGGCGGCCCGAGCGGGCCCGGGCGCGTCGACCCCGAGCTGGCGGCCTGGCAGCTCGCCGTGAAGCGCCACATCCAGAAGAGCTGGGTCGTGCCCACCGAGTTCCGCGGCAGCGGGCTGCGCGCGCTGCTGCGCGTGACCGTGCTCGGCGACGGCACCGTGATCGGCGCGCCGGCCGTGCAGCGCTCCTCGGGCGACCCGCGCTACGACGACAACGCGGTGCGCGCGGTCGGCCAGGCGAGCCCGCTGCCGCCGCCGCCGAGCGCGGGCGACAAGACGATCTGGTTCTCGGAAGAGTGATCGCGGTACGCGCCGCGCGCGCCGCGCGGTGCGACCGTTCGGCGCCGCGCGCCGGGAACGCGCGACACGGGCCGGGGGGAGAGACGCGGATGAGGATGGGGGTGGCGAGCTGGATCTCGGTCGCGCGGGCGGTCGCGCTCGCGCTGTGCCTCGCGGCCGGCGTGCCGCGCGCGGCGGGCGCCGAGGAGGACGTGCCGACGATCGTCGTCACGCCCGGCGGGCGCACGGCGTTCAACGTCGCCCTGCAGCGTTTCGCCGATCGCGGCCGCGGCGGTGATGCATCGCGCACGGGCGCGCTCGACGCCGGTCTGCGCCGTGGCATCGCGTACTCGTACGACACGCTGCTGCTCCCCGACGCCGCCTTCCTCGGCCCGCGCGACGCGCGCCCCGAGCTCGCCGCGACGCGCGACGACTGCGCGGAGTGGCGCACGAGCGGCGCCGACGCGCTCGTCGAGGGCGTGATCGCGCCCGACGACGCCAGCGGACGCATGGTGATCGAGGTCGCGGTCTGGGAGGTCGCGCGCTGCGTGCGGCTCTTCCACGAGACGTACCGGCGGCCGGGTGCCGTGCTCGAACGCACCGCCCTGCGCATCGCCGACGACGTGGTCGGCGCCGTGACGGGCGTGCGCGGGGCGGCATCGACGGAGATCGCCTTCGTCTCGACGCGCAGCGGCCACCGCGAGATCGTCGTGATGGACGCGGACGGCTCGAACGTGCGCGCGGCGACGCGCGGCAACTCGGTGAAGGCGTTCCCCGACTGGCTGCCGGGCGCCGACGGCATCCTCTACACGTCCTACGTCACGGCCGAGCAGCCGGACCTCTTCGTCGCGTCGCGCGCGGCCGACGTGCGCGCGGGCCGCATCCTGGGCGGCGTGCTCCCCGGCGCGCCGAAGTACCGCGGTGTCTTCTCGCCCTCGGGTCAGACGCTCGCGCTCGTCACGAGCGTCGACGGCGCGGCCGAGATCTTCCGCGTCGAGCGCGACGGGCGTCGCATGCAGCGGCTCACGCACGGCCCGTCCATCGAGGTCTCGCCGGCGTGGTCGCCCGA
This genomic interval from Myxococcota bacterium contains the following:
- a CDS encoding cell envelope integrity protein TolA, yielding MSSATLGIDRLQQSAWDRFARARAERGRREWKNGLVGSAIGHAVVLLLLVVGPRPGPSELPPVVSIDLVAAPRAAAAPAPGRPAPAPAPPKAAPPPPEPTVAPAPPPPPKAQTKVLPKEAPQAKAKPAPAPPVRRERPKELGYEDALAALRAEAGEASPSEDAAEEALDAPATATGGPSGPGRVDPELAAWQLAVKRHIQKSWVVPTEFRGSGLRALLRVTVLGDGTVIGAPAVQRSSGDPRYDDNAVRAVGQASPLPPPPSAGDKTIWFSEE
- a CDS encoding Tol-Pal system beta propeller repeat protein TolB; this translates as MASWISVARAVALALCLAAGVPRAAGAEEDVPTIVVTPGGRTAFNVALQRFADRGRGGDASRTGALDAGLRRGIAYSYDTLLLPDAAFLGPRDARPELAATRDDCAEWRTSGADALVEGVIAPDDASGRMVIEVAVWEVARCVRLFHETYRRPGAVLERTALRIADDVVGAVTGVRGAASTEIAFVSTRSGHREIVVMDADGSNVRAATRGNSVKAFPDWLPGADGILYTSYVTAEQPDLFVASRAADVRAGRILGGVLPGAPKYRGVFSPSGQTLALVTSVDGAAEIFRVERDGRRMQRLTHGPSIEVSPAWSPDGSRIAFVSDRSGAPQIFVMNSDGTDTRRLTYQGGYNTSPSWSPDGRWIAYQSLVGSQFDIWLIDPEGKVNFPIVEHPSSDETPHWSPDGRRIAFSSKRRGRADIYTVDRSGERLERLTQAMGDNTHPSWSPYPR